A genomic stretch from Helianthus annuus cultivar XRQ/B chromosome 1, HanXRQr2.0-SUNRISE, whole genome shotgun sequence includes:
- the LOC110869871 gene encoding VIN3-like protein 1 encodes MGSQECVLIGMYHHEEDEICEHCSALGGKDDEVASNETPRDEAENSAQHGPNVEVAAVNSQARMSRKRPASTEAHDSDSTFVRITPFLAHREGPGNLDPNYEYCVVFRKLEREGHITKEFRRKLFTWFCLSSTEHERRTVNTFIRILADDPESLGEQLVDSFGDIVNNKRPRT; translated from the exons ATG GGAAGTCAAGAATGCGTGTTAATAGGAATGTATCACCATGAAGAAGATGAAATCTGCGAACATTGTAGTGCCCTGGGTGGTAAAG ATGACGAAGTTGCTTCAAATGAAACCCCTAGGGATGAAGCAGAAAATTCGGCCCAACATGGGCCCAATGTGGAAGTGGCAGCTGTTAACTCCCAGGCTAGGATGTCAAGAAAGAGGCCAGCTAGTACGGAGGCCCATGATTCTGATAGTACATTTGTACGTATTACACCCTTTTTGGCACACAGGGAAGGACCTGGTAACTTGGATCCGAACTATGAATACTGTGTGGTGTTCCGGAAGCTTGAGCGTGAAGGGCACATCACGAAAGAATTTAGACGGAAACTGTTCACGTGGTTTTGTCTGAGTTCAACCGAGCATGAACGTAGAACGGTTAACACTTTCATCCGGATACTCGCTGATGACCCTGAAAGCTTAGGTGAACAATTGGTTGACTCATTTGGTGATATTGTGAACAACAAAAGACCCAGAACTTAA